The DNA segment ATCGCGAACTGCGGCGCCTCGCGCTCGATGCGCTGGCCCAGTTCGCGCCGCTCCAACTCCTCTCCAACCACGGGACGGCGCGCCGCGAGCCGTTCCTCGACCGTCTCGGGCAGGAGATCCGCCGCCGCGGCGGCTTCTTCGGCGAGGGGCTCGAGCCAGGATCCGCCGAAGGCCATCGCCTCGACAAAGGCATCCAGGGCCTCTTCGGGCCGGCCCGTGCGCAGCAGGTGCCGTCCGTATTCTCCCAGCGACCGGGAGCCCCTCGATTCGGTCGCCACCTGCCCGAACAGATCGCCGGCCGCTTCGATCTCCCCGAGTTGGGTGAGCGCGCGGGCCTGGAGGATGCGGGCGCTGTTGATCGAGTTCCGTCGCGACCGCTCGCGCTCGTCGCCCTGGAGGCCGGGGTACAGGTATCCCGGGCGGTTTGCTCGCAGGTCGTCCTCGATCGCGATCGCCGCGTCGAGCACGGCCCGCGGCTCGATCCCGAAGTAGAGCAGGCTGCGGATCGCCGAGAACTGAGCGCGCGACTGCCAGCGCACCACGTCCATCGCGGCATCGAACAACGGCTCGGCAGCCTCCGGATCGAGTTTTGCATGGGGAGGCTCCGCCGCAACGGTCACGGCTCCCCTCACCGCTCTGCCGCTCGGCGCATCACCGGCTATTGAAGCGAGCGCACGCTCTCTCACGGCCGTGAGATTCCGGCTCACCCACGCGCTCCGCCGCCCAAGGCGCCTCGACTTCAGCCCCTCGGCGGCGAGGCGCGACATGTCGACGGTACTGTCCGCATACCCGCGCACGGCCATCTCGAAATCGATGGTCAAGTCCCAGTACCGCAGGTCGTCGGCCAGCACGCCCCGGTCCGGCGCCGCTTCGAGTCGCTCCAGCCATCGGTCGGCGTCGTTCTTCCGCTGCGGCACGTGAGCGTCGTATCCCGCTGCGAGCCGGTACAGCACGGGCGCCGCGGCGTCCGGGTCGCCTTCGACCTCGGCCGCGAGCGCGTCGAGGGCGGCCCCGATCGAATCCCTCACGAGCCGGCCCCGGTCCCCTTCCTCCTGTTCGGCGCGCGCGACGCGGAGC comes from the Candidatus Palauibacter australiensis genome and includes:
- a CDS encoding TlpA disulfide reductase family protein, whose translation is LRVARAEQEEGDRGRLVRDSIGAALDALAAEVEGDPDAAAPVLYRLAAGYDAHVPQRKNDADRWLERLEAAPDRGVLADDLRYWDLTIDFEMAVRGYADSTVDMSRLAAEGLKSRRLGRRSAWVSRNLTAVRERALASIAGDAPSGRAVRGAVTVAAEPPHAKLDPEAAEPLFDAAMDVVRWQSRAQFSAIRSLLYFGIEPRAVLDAAIAIEDDLRANRPGYLYPGLQGDERERSRRNSINSARILQARALTQLGEIEAAGDLFGQVATESRGSRSLGEYGRHLLRTGRPEEALDAFVEAMAFGGSWLEPLAEEAAAAADLLPETVEERLAARRPVVGEELERRELGQRIEREAPQFAIADQDGVEWRLSDLEGKIVVLKFWATWCGPCLQEFPHFVELLKTYEDDEEVVFLTVATAGSPREEVARQIEEGGFTFPVLFDEQGLALDYEILAYPTTFYLDRAGFIQFKRAGFEESGYEEGVARRIDALRTEADAPASP